Part of the Halobacteriovoraceae bacterium genome is shown below.
TCCTGATTACTTATTTTAGCAGGAGGAAAAATTTATAAGATTTTAAATAGTTAACAAGGCACATGAACAGGTTTGAATAGGTTTTTAATCAACAGCTGAAACCCTGATACTCAATTTTTCTACTGCATTGTTTCTTCTATTTCAAGGTTCAAACTATTGAACAAGTTGTCTCTTTTAATAATCTAAGAAATTAATTTCTTCAAAATGTAGTCGATTTTTATGAAATCTATAATCCTAATTTTTGAATTACATTTTCAATCTCATCTTTCATTTCTTCAAAGTCAAAAGGTTTTGAAAATAACTTCAAATTCCCAATATCTTTCGCTCTTTTGTTGTACTCTTCAAGATCAAGAGCACTGGCCATATATATTATGAGATCAGGATATTCTGATCTTAACTTTTTCACAAGCGTAAAGCCATCCATTTTAGGCATAGTTATATCACTAAAAAGAATTTTAATATTTGTCGAATTTGAGTTAAGTTTGAAAAAATCATAGCATTCTGAACCATCCATAAAATGATGAAAAATATAGCGCCCCCCAGAAATTTCCTTTCTAAACTTTAGATCAAAAATCTTGTGTAAGGTTACTTCGTCATCAACGAAAGCTATTTCTATGGCCATTATGTTTTCTCTTGTTTTGGTAATTCAATTGTAACCTCACACCACTTTCCTTCTTCTGCATCCACATGTATTGTACCACCAATACTATTAATTGTATCAGAAGCTAAATACATTCCTAATCCAGTTCCCTCTCCTACACCTTTGGTTGTAAAAAATGGGTCAAATATTTTTCTCAGCTCGACTTGTCCCATTCCAATACCGTTATCGTATATCTGAACAACAAGCTGATCTCCTTTTTGTCTCGAGCTTACATTAAGTTTGGGAATAAAATTC
Proteins encoded:
- a CDS encoding response regulator, with amino-acid sequence MAIEIAFVDDEVTLHKIFDLKFRKEISGGRYIFHHFMDGSECYDFFKLNSNSTNIKILFSDITMPKMDGFTLVKKLRSEYPDLIIYMASALDLEEYNKRAKDIGNLKLFSKPFDFEEMKDEIENVIQKLGL